The genomic window agtgttttgtaatttttaatgtgtAGAACTTCCATCTCTTTGGTTAAATTTATTCCCAAGTATCTTCTTTGGGGGTAATTACTATAAATGGAATTTTCtctgaattattatttttgtgtagtTCATAGTGTGAAGGACACTACTGATATTTAGTGGATGACAGTGTCTTCATTTATGGGTTCtatcatgttttcctttttttggtggAGTCTGTGGGTCTTTCTATATCATGAAAGCAGCAAGCACCGACAATTTCACTTCTGCTTCTATGTGGATGCTGTACTTATTTCTCTTGCCCAATATATTTGGCAACAGCTTCTAATATTATATTGGCCAAAAATGGGAAGAGTgagcattcttttgttttttttttaatatctttggggaaatttttatgttttgtgatATAGATACTATCTTGAGTATAAGCAGGtatagaaagggaagagaagggaagggaaaggaaagggaaggggaaggggaaggggaaggaaaggagagagaagaaggtgacatggaagagggagaggatgcagaggaggaggaagatgaagaaaagcgGAACAGGAgtacatggcctggagaaaccacaagttctaaggggtctcataagctgtggaagatggtagtgtagcggtaaatctgcccaatctaggcacacagcatgtaatcatattaactgtgttgtgttttcattgccgagGCATATTTGggtggagatttaccgcaacaaatttctattgctgtgataaaacaccatgaccaaaggcaacttgaagaaagagtttatttcagcttacatcaccgaggaagtcagagcaggaactcaaggcatgaacctagaggcaggagctgaggcagaggccactgAGGGAACTGTTTACAGGTTTGCACATCATGGCTGGTTCAGCTGCATTCTCATAGCACCCAGGACCATTAGTTcaggggtggcactacccacagtggtcCCTAAGGTAATTAATTCTAGGTAGGTACAGAATTACTACCATCCTGTTAGTTGCCTTCTAATTTTGGAGTAAATAGCTTCTCTATTCCTAAGCTCTCTGTTTTGCTTCGGCAGCTTTTTGCAGTAGTGTTTTGTGAAGTTTGCTCACATGTGTTGCTTGTCTATAGAAGAGTACTCCAAAGCTTCCACAGCACATTTATGCCATGGACCACCCCAGTCAGGTGTGGGGGTCCCTGGGACAAGGGTTCTCAAaggctaggtgggtaaggattcggtggtgacaaacagaaacaaacaaagaggcagtttgaatctgaatgtactttgcagctctcaagcaagggtttttatacattaaaaaaaaaaaaacaagtattatAACTCTGAAAAGATATATTTGGTGAAACAATCATGAATAGAACAGAGAATGTCATTTGGCacagaaagcacaaaaatcatccaagtaGTACAACTCTAAAAAGATGTATTTAGTAGAACAATCACAAATAGAACAGGTAACACCATTGTTATTTGGCACAATAGAAATCATCCAAGTATTACAACTCTGAAAGAATGTATTCAATGGGGCAATCATctaaggctagtggcatatttccaagagcaggttaataaaattttatggtCAGTAATTGTTTAACATCTAATACCTGTTTTTTTGTAAATCttcaaaacataaatttaaactattttaattctttttatttaaggctttctttactaTATATCAAAGTCCACTTCCAATGAGATACATGTAGTCATATGAAAtgttattgttgggaaagtttttatttatcataACACTATCATGTAATTTTGTAAATGAATTATGAAGTAAAGCACTGGTTTTCCAGGAGATAAGGTCATGGCTAGTGACCACATCTCTAAGGACACTCATCTCAAGGGATGCTTTCTTACCCATTTTTCTCGCATAAGATCTTAGCCTAGGCTATCAGGAACATGTcacaataagaaaaggaataaaaaatattaaacagataAACTGCCATGAGAACTATGGCTCAGTATTTTGTTCCAGGCAAGAGTTCCACAAGCAGTTCCAGGGGGCCTCCTTTTGACGTCGTcccctcagtctgtggaacttgtcacacagattctCCTGGAGTTGGTGTGGCACATTTACTACTATCAATGTCCGCTGGGTTTTACTCACACCCCATTTTATGTTctagacctgagtttgagtctttTGTGATGTGTTTCATTTCCAGTTCATTGTAGGCACACATTATTCACAGCTTCCTAGTTTATCCTTGATAGAAGGGGTAAATCTACTGTACACCCCACCCTGACAGGCCTAGAGTGTTGTGACTGCAGGCATGTTTGCCTTTACCCTTATGATATGATGTAAGCAGCTGGTGATCTTCTTCAGTTAAAGGACATTAGGGTCTGTCCATCAGGTCTAGTGGTGACCTCTCTAAGCAGTTGTTCATGTAAGATTTATCCTTTATCattcactgtttttattttgttttgtcttgcttttcaaGCCAGATCTAATTGTGTGGCCTAGGTTAAGCTCAAACTGGACTGCTAGAGTTacaggcgtgtgctaccacaccttgCCTCTCACTCATATTCAAAAAACAAATTTGCTAGGTAAAATATTGTTAGCTAGTACTATtacccctaccctcaccccttGCAACACTCTGGATATATCATTCTATTTTCTTCTGGGCTATGGGGAATGTCCTGAGAACTCTGCTGACATTGAATAGTCTTCATATTCTTTTGTATGTGATTTGTTTCCTACCTGTCATAGTCACTGTTCTTTTGCATTTCATATGACACTATGACCACTACAATTCTTctgaaataaagcatttaattgggggcttgcttacagtttaagAGGCTTAGACTATTATCATCATAGGGGAGCACGGCGGCAGGCatggcagccatggtgctggagaagtaattgagagctacatcttgatccataggcagagagagagagagagagagagagagagagagagagagagagagagagagagagagagagagagagagagagagagagagagagagagagagagagagagagagagaggagagagagagagaagaaaggccacccccagtgacatgtGAGCCTATGCGcactattcttattcaaaccaccctaTTCTATTCTGTGTGGTCAAATCTGCTGCtgaaactttgtttttgtttgacagTTTGGTTGTTGTATTCATCATCTGACTTTTTACTGtttgttgttcaatttccattttTTGCCTACTGTCATTAAATTTTACTTCCAATGTTCTGATAGTCTCTTGACCATTTTTATGACTCTTGATCTGAAATTTTTCTTAGTCATTTTATGGATCTCAGTTTCTTTGGTGCCCCCTCTTAGTTTCTTTCATGTATGTCACAGGTCCTTGATTCTTTTTACTACTAATGTCTTTGTGTTGAAAAGTCAAACTTCTGCTTTGAATTCTTGACCCATTCTCCATGGGTGGAACCCATTGTCATTTATTCTAGCCTGTATCTCTGAGTAAGAGGGCTTCTTGTAAGCTTTCTAGTTGACTAAACTGCACGCTGCTTCTGTGCTTATGCTGGGTAGGGCTGCTAGCAGGCTTTGCTAGATGCTCGGTGGTGGAAGTCGCTCTGCCTGTGCAGGGCCAGTTGGTAGGTCTTTTTGACTGAAGGGGATTACTGATCAACTTCGCTAATTAAACACAAATATGCCCTTGGGATCTCTGAGATCCATAGGATTGGGCTGATTTCCTTTCTGGGGAGGATCATTAATCACAGGGTCTAGCTGAATGAAACTTTTGCCTTATAATGCTTTTATACCTTATTAGTAAGGGTTTTCCATAGGAACAAAACTGATAGGACAAATATATGCTGAAAGGGGGGTTGTTACATTGGATTAGTCCAGTCCAGATAGTCTAATAATGGCTGTCTTTACACTGGAGAGCCTGAGAATTTGATTACTTTTCAATCCGTGACACTGTTTACCTAGCAAGCCTTAAGATGGCCTTGAAGTCCTAGACAATCCCCAgagagccactggtcttcagTCAGTGTTGGAAGCTCAGTGAAGCTGAGTTCTGATATCAGGAAAGGAATATAGCAGAAGCGCCAGCAACAGGATAGAAAAACTGCCCACCGGAGCTTGAAGGCAATGAAGTCAAAAGCAAAATGTCCCCCTGGGGATTCCTTTTACCTGAACTGCCGCTAGAAGGCGCCATCACATTCAGCATGggtctttcttccctttccaaaTAACTTGATGGAGAAAAGCTCTTACAGGTCTGGCCAGCAGCTTAGGTTTTAGATGGTTCAAGATCTGATCAAGGTGAGGACCAGGAGGAACCATGGCTGCCAGCCCGCACACTCTTCTGAAGTGGTCAGGAATGCAGCTCTTTGTTTATCCAGGGAAGTCAAACTATGCTCTGAGATATGTTAGAAACACAGAAGAATAAAGAGTGATGCTAACTGTCTTTCTATGCCTATGGAGACTGACCAGGCTGGTTTTGTAGATGGGCTAGGGTTTAGTAGTTATCTCTGGACTGGTTCCATAGCTGATGAGTGATACCAAGGTGCCATGGAAGTATgatttttgcttcctttctttgtttttgattctGCTTCACCCCATGTGGCATGACTATGTCCTTTCTCCTAGTGACTCCCAGGCCACCAGAGATATCTCTGGGAACACTAAGGACTTTGTATTATGAACACTAGCTCACCTCTCTGCCAGCAGGTTTATGTTCAGGGTAAATGATCTCCTTATCTTCATTGCCCTGATTTGGGGATAAGAGTTGGGTGGTGTGATCCGAGTTAGACAATTGTTCCTTCTTTTTTACTTTACTTGAATTTCATTAAGTTCTGTGAACCATTCATGCTTCCTGGACTTGTTTTCAATTGTTATGGTTTCAAAGTGAGGTCTTGGGGAGctgttagtttatttttctttgggagGATCTGAGCCCGAGTCTTCCTGAACCAGAAACTAGATGTCATACTAgccattttttgtttggttggttttattttgaggctgGGACTATTATATAGATCCAGCTgttctggagcttgctatgtccaccaggcaagccttgaattcacaatatctacttgcctctgcctccctagtactgggattaaagacatggcaTGCTAGCCATTATTTAGTCTTCAAAAATGATCACCTGAGTGTTTCCCAGTCACCAAGGTAAATAGATGACTAAAGTATATATCTATTAACAGTGGCATTTAAGGTAAAAAGGGACAATGTTAAGGTAAAATGTTTAAGGTAAAAAGGGACAACAAGGATCACCCCCCTCCCAGGATGACTATACAATTTCTTGCTAAATGTACCTTATTACCTGATATATGCCACTAAGCTATCCATGAAACTATATAGAAAACTTGCATGATGCAGTTGAGTCTAAAGAcaaattctttttgttcttctccaGATAAGCCATATCTGGGCACTGTGCAAATAGGATGAATACACAAGGGAATCATATGCCCTGACATCAAGGTGTACTCAAGGGACTGTGGAACAAAATGGCATAGATTCCCTTGGGGAAACCCACAGCAGAGGTCTCAACCTCTCTTTAGACTATGTGACATTGCATTGGACATATGAAAAGTAAGAGAGATGGCAGTCGCATGCCACCAGGTCCCTGGCATGATCCATACTATAGCTGCCTATTTTAGCATATCCCAGCTCTCCAGGAGTTTAGCTGTGGAATAAGAATTCTTCTGCAGTGCCGAGACCAGCAGCATTGCTCATCTGGTAGAGTCTTTTCACTGTCAGAAGGGTGGTGCTAAGGACCCTCCCCTTAGgctttgggagcagaggcagcaaTTCCCTTTGGGACACAGTGTAGTGGCCTAAAGAAAGTGCCCAGATTTTTACTTTGGGACCAATTCTAAAATTGTGAGATTCTTTTggcactttcttccttcctcttgggaAAACGTTTGGATATAGAGTCAAGTGTATTTCTTCATAACAATTTCTAAACTCATGTTATGTGATTCTGCCCAAGAAAAGGGTAATAGGCCCTTcttatcagaaaaacaaacaagtaggCATCTCAATAATGGCTCAATTGTTATTGTTTTCAAAAGTCAGTCATTGTCAGGGAGtgtacttcctttttttttttttttttagaattaattttttgttaggtattttcctcatttacattttcaatgctatccaaaaagtccccaatacactccctccCCNNNNNNNNNNNNNNNNNNNNNNNNNNNNNNNNNNNNNNNNNNNNNNNNNNNNNNNNNNNNNNNNNNNNNNNNNNNNNNNNNNNNNNNNNNNNNNNNNNNNNNNNNNNNNNNNNNNNNNNNNNNNNNNNNNNNNNNNNNNNNNNNNNNNNNNNNNNNNNNNNNNNNNNNNNNNNNNNNNNNNNNNNNNNNNNNNNNNNNNNNNNNNNNNNNNNNNNNNNNNNNNNNNNNNNNNNNNNNNNNNNNNNNNNNNNNNNNNNNNNNNNNNNNNNNNNNNNNNNNNNNNNNNNNNNNNNNNNNNNNNNNNNNNNNNNNNNNNNNNNNNNNNNNNNNNNNNNNNNNNNNNNNNNNNNNNNNNNNNNNNNNNNNNNNNNNNNNNNNNNNNNNNNNNNNNNNNNNNNNNNNNNNNNNNNNNNNNNNNNNNNNNNNNNNNNNNNNNNNNNNNNNNNNNNNNNNNNNNNNNNNNNNNNNNNNNNNNNNNNNNNNNNNNNNNNNNNNNNNNNNNNNNNNNNNNNNNNNNNNNNNNNNNNNNNNNNNNNNNNNNNNNNNNNNNNNNNNNNNNNNNNNNNNNNNNNNNNNNNNNNNNNNNNNNNNNNNNNNNNNNNNNNNNNNNNNNNNNNNNNNNNNNNNNNNNNNNNNNNNNNNNNNNNNNNNNNNNNNNNNNNNNNNNNNNNNNNNNNNNNNNNNNNNNNNNNNNNNNNNNNNNNNNNNNNNNNNNNNNNNNNNNNNNNNNNNNNNNNNNNNNNNNNNNNNNNNNNNNNNNNNNNNNNNNNNNNNNNNNNNNNNNNNNNNNNNNNNNNNNNNNNNNNNNNNNNNNNNNNNNNNNNNNNNNNNNNNNNNNNNNNNNNNNNNNNNNNNNNNNNNNNNNNNNNNNNNNNNNNNNcagagtggttgtacaagcttgcaatcccaccaacaatggaggagtgttcctctttccccacatccttgccagcatctgctgtcacctgaatggGAGTGTACTTTCTTAATGAAGGTGAGTCCACGCCCTCCTCTGGGGGGAGGCTTTCTAGATTCCACAagctttcctcttcccaaattaGAAGAACATACAGTCCCAGCCCATGTATTCTCCTGGACTGTGCTTCTCCCATGGCTCCTGCAGTTTTtccagcctctcttcctctccgTGTGTGCCTGCTGTTGGCCTTTGGCTTGgcccaggcaggcaggctgctggTGGTGCCCATGGATGGGAGCCACTGGTTCTCCATGAAGATGATTGTGGAGCAATTGAGCCACAGAGGGCATGAGGTTGTGGTAGTCATCCCAGAGGTGAGTTGGCACCTGGGGAAATCACAGAATTTTACAGTGAGAACCTACTCTGTTTCTTACACTCTGGAAGATTTAAACCACCACTTCAATTGTTTTGCTCACAAGCAATGGAAAAATCGAGAAGTGGGAATGTTCTCACTACTGAAGCATTCAGACAAAGGTTTCTTCGAAGTACTGTTTTCACACTGTAGGAGTTTGTTTAACGACAAGAAGTTAGTGGAGTACTTGAAGCAGAGATCTTTTGATGCTGTGTTTCTGGATCCTTTCGATGTGTGCGGCTTAACTGTAGCCAAGTACTTTTCTCTCCCGTCTGTGGTCTTCAGTGGCGGGATATTTTGTCACTATCTTGATGAGGGTGCCCAGTGCCCAAGTCCTCCTTCTTATGTCCCCAGAATTCTCTCAAAATTCACAGACACCATGACTTTCAAGGAGAGAGTGTGGAACCATCTCTCCTACATGAAGGAACGTGCATTTTGCCCCTACTTTTTCAAAACTGCTATAGGAATTGCCTCTGAAGTTCTGCAGACCCCAGTGACTATGACAGACCTCTTCAGCTCAGTGTCCATTTGGATGTTTCGCACTGACTTTGTGTTGGAGTTCCCCAGACCTGTGATGCCCAACATGGTCTACATTGGCGGGATCAACTGCCACCAGGGAAAGCCACTTTCCAAGGTACATCATCTTTCCTTAAGCAAGTGAAGAGAGTCGGCTTTGGATGACGAAGCCATTCATTTGTTGtcgttgggttttgttgttgtccttcCAACAGAATCGCAGTAGTGTGACTTTTCACCATGCTTGTTGATATATGGGTGTACCACTGACATTCTCATAATCACCAGGATGCATTCATCATTGCTTTGGGAAATAGAAGGAGAAACACAGTAAGAAATGAAGCTACGGTTTGCTCATTCCTGTTCTCTACCTCCCTTTAAAGAGCACTCTGGAGTTTTGTGTGCTTCCCAGGCTCAGGGAGGTAGTTCACAAATAGTCCTCAGCTGTAAACATCCAAAACTGAGTCCTTAAAACAAGATGCAGCATTAGCCTGGACAAAGGTGTCTTCACCGTCTCTTTTCACATTCCAACAATTGATGGTCTTCACTAAAGTAAGTTTATCGTGGTCTTTAAAAGtagtttttagttttataatttgagaattttatacatgtataaaatggaTTTTGAGCAAGTCTAACCCTACTGCATCCTCTCTGACTCTTCCCAGGACAAGTGTGTTGTTGTAAATGTGCCTTTGTGTTTCTAACCCACACTTGATACATATTCAATATCCCAGACTGGACTAATTATTATCCTtagtcttgtctgtctgtctgtctgtcttcttttctcttccctttggtagttgtttccttccttccttcctttttaattttttttaaagatttatttattcattatgtgtaagtacaatgtagctgtcttcagacacaccacaagagggcatcagatcccattacagatgtttgtacgccaccatgcagttgctaggaattgaactcaggacctctggaagggaagtcagtgctcttaactgctgagccatctctccagccctctttccttccttccttccttccttccttccttccttccttccttcc from Mus caroli unplaced genomic scaffold, CAROLI_EIJ_v1.1 scaffold_10088_1, whole genome shotgun sequence includes these protein-coding regions:
- the LOC110288988 gene encoding UDP-glucuronosyltransferase 1-8-like, yielding MGVYFLNEGESTPSSGGRLSRFHKLSSSQIRRTYSPSPCILLDCASPMAPAVFPASLPLRVCLLLAFGLAQAGRLLVVPMDGSHWFSMKMIVEQLSHRGHEVVVVIPEVSWHLGKSQNFTVRTYSVSYTLEDLNHHFNCFAHKQWKNREVGMFSLLKHSDKGFFEVLFSHCRSLFNDKKLVEYLKQRSFDAVFLDPFDVCGLTVAKYFSLPSVVFSGGIFCHYLDEGAQCPSPPSYVPRILSKFTDTMTFKERVWNHLSYMKERAFCPYFFKTAIGIASEVLQTPVTMTDLFSSVSIWMFRTDFVLEFPRPVMPNMVYIGGINCHQGKPLSKVHHLSLSK